In a single window of the Acyrthosiphon pisum isolate AL4f chromosome X, pea_aphid_22Mar2018_4r6ur, whole genome shotgun sequence genome:
- the LOC115033361 gene encoding uncharacterized protein LOC115033361, with the protein MGDDDKVLACASFIVMCGEYLNLKKTTKSPKKRRWWMSSLNKSRNRYNATNLIEDLRREPSGKFENFCRMSATDFEFLLCKIGPMIRKSNTNMREAIPVQERLAVSLRFLASGDSFSSLSYLFKFSIQTVSRCVYDVCSALIQILKEEIKVRT; encoded by the exons ATGGGTGACGATGATAAAGTATTGGCTTGTGCGTCATTTATCGTTATGTGTGGTGAatacttaaatttgaaaaaaactacaaaaagtccaaaaaaaaGAAGGTGGTGGATGTCATCTTTAAATAAAAGCCGCAATAG GTACAACGCGACAAATCTAATCGAAGACTTGAGGCGTGAACCATCTGGTAAATTTGAGAATTTTTGCCGAATGTCAGCTacagattttgaatttttactatGCAAAATTGGTCCAATGATCCGAAAATCAAATACCAATATGAGAGAAGCGATCCCTGTACAGGAAAG attgGCAGTTTCACTTAGATTTCTGGCATCCGGCGATAGTTTCAGTAgtttgtcatatttatttaaattctcaaTCCAAACAGTGTCGAGATGTGTATACGATGTTTGTAGCGCCTTAATACAAATACTAAAGGAAGAAATTAAGGTAAGAACATAA